GCACGATTATTCTGACCGAAGACATGTAACCCGATTTTGGTGACGTTCATCTCACGGGCTTCTTCATCGAGTGCGACCATAGCCTGCTTACCATAACCTTTACTCTGATACGGTTCAAAAATGTAAAAATCATAAATGAAAGCCTCTCGACCACTACGTCCTTCACTTACATTAAACCAGATATATCCCACCTGGCTGTCACTACTTATTTCTATTATAGAATATAGATAAGCGCCATCTGTGTTCAACCCTTTGGGCAGAGACTGTGTTATGGCTTCCTCAGACAGCTTCATCGCGATTTCAGGATCCCAAGCACCGGCTTTAATCTTATCTTCCGCATAATCCCTAGTAGCTTGACCTATGAAAAATTGAAATGCCGATTCATCCATATGGACCAGTTTAATCATAATCTTTTTCACTTCCTCACTTCTATATTTGCCACATACTTTTATTTACGTATTAAACGGGAAGTCCCACGTAAAGTTGCTAAATCGGGAGCACCGATGCCGAACA
The window above is part of the Paenibacillus sp. FSL K6-0276 genome. Proteins encoded here:
- a CDS encoding GNAT family N-acetyltransferase, producing the protein MIKLVHMDESAFQFFIGQATRDYAEDKIKAGAWDPEIAMKLSEEAITQSLPKGLNTDGAYLYSIIEISSDSQVGYIWFNVSEGRSGREAFIYDFYIFEPYQSKGYGKQAMVALDEEAREMNVTKIGLHVFGQNNRAFELYKKMGYTVTDITMSKDL